In Kitasatospora viridis, one DNA window encodes the following:
- a CDS encoding UBP-type zinc finger domain-containing protein, with product MNEQQRAWRVAVDPGLVVQPACAHLDDLREVPPTTTVGCEDCLRTGTTWVHLRACLSCGHVGCCDSSPKQHAHRHAEAHDGHHIARSIEPGEDWAWCYTDELFLQPG from the coding sequence ATGAACGAGCAGCAGCGCGCCTGGCGCGTCGCCGTGGACCCGGGCCTGGTCGTCCAGCCGGCCTGCGCCCACCTGGACGACCTGCGGGAGGTGCCGCCGACCACCACCGTCGGCTGCGAGGACTGCCTGCGCACCGGCACCACCTGGGTCCACCTGCGCGCCTGCCTGAGCTGCGGCCACGTCGGCTGCTGCGACAGCTCGCCCAAGCAGCACGCCCACCGGCACGCCGAGGCGCACGACGGACACCACATCGCCCGGTCGATCGAGCCCGGTGAGGACTGGGCCTGGTGCTACACGGACGAGCTCTTCCTGCAGCCCGGCTGA
- a CDS encoding RICIN domain-containing protein, whose translation MPATLMRKLFGTLAATALALTAAGLTTTASAATATAPAAHRATATTGSSPAGARALAAHALDGTHTLVTGGMAVDDPNGSTGWGTRLITYGANGGSNQNWQFIPQPDGSYTLRNGASNLCAEVNGGSVYQGAVVDQWQCANSANVHWLLTPLSNGSFIVSSMVSGLALTASSTGSGATLTQQAYTNSPLQQWTIGMASPVLSGSHNLVTGGLALNDPGNGTVTTATVNGSAYQNWQFLQQPDSTYEVVSGSTGQCLNAPANSGTVNEDSCNDGPLDHWTVTTVANGSFTLISSTGQLLASNGNGATAALQSNSNSSQQQWTTNWVNPALTDNHTLVNGSLALADPESSQTAGTEFITWRVNGNINQSFHLVQQIGGYQLVNDASNLCVEMPGQNITPGLAADQSWCSLGTNMLWVLTPLANGSYLISSAYSGLQLTATTTSGATVTQQINSGSPQQQWTIS comes from the coding sequence GTGCCAGCCACCCTCATGCGAAAACTCTTCGGCACGCTCGCCGCCACGGCCCTCGCCCTGACCGCCGCCGGTCTGACCACCACCGCCTCGGCCGCCACGGCAACCGCGCCGGCCGCGCACCGCGCCACCGCCACGACCGGTTCGAGCCCGGCCGGGGCCCGGGCGCTCGCCGCCCACGCCCTGGACGGCACCCACACCCTGGTCACCGGCGGAATGGCCGTCGACGACCCCAACGGCAGCACCGGCTGGGGCACCCGGCTCATCACCTACGGTGCGAACGGCGGCAGCAACCAGAACTGGCAGTTCATCCCGCAGCCCGACGGCTCCTACACCCTGCGCAACGGCGCTTCGAACCTGTGCGCCGAGGTGAACGGCGGGTCCGTCTACCAGGGCGCCGTGGTGGACCAGTGGCAGTGTGCCAACAGTGCCAACGTGCACTGGCTCCTCACGCCGCTGTCGAACGGCTCGTTCATCGTCTCCTCGATGGTCAGCGGGCTGGCGCTCACCGCCTCCTCGACCGGCAGCGGCGCCACGCTCACGCAACAGGCGTACACCAACTCGCCGCTGCAGCAGTGGACGATCGGCATGGCCAGCCCCGTCCTGAGCGGCTCCCACAACCTGGTCACCGGCGGCCTGGCCCTCAACGACCCGGGCAACGGCACCGTCACCACCGCGACCGTGAACGGCAGCGCCTACCAGAACTGGCAGTTCCTCCAGCAGCCGGACAGCACCTACGAAGTCGTCAGCGGCTCCACCGGCCAGTGCCTCAACGCCCCCGCGAACAGCGGCACGGTGAACGAGGACTCGTGCAACGACGGCCCCCTCGACCACTGGACCGTCACCACGGTGGCGAACGGCTCCTTCACCCTCATTTCGTCGACCGGCCAGCTGCTCGCTTCGAACGGCAACGGCGCCACGGCGGCGCTCCAGTCGAACAGCAACTCGTCGCAGCAGCAGTGGACGACCAACTGGGTCAACCCCGCCCTGACTGACAACCACACCCTGGTCAACGGCAGCCTGGCCCTCGCCGACCCCGAAAGCAGCCAGACCGCGGGCACCGAGTTCATCACCTGGCGCGTGAACGGCAACATCAACCAGTCGTTCCACCTCGTCCAGCAGATCGGAGGCTACCAACTCGTCAACGACGCTTCGAACCTGTGCGTCGAGATGCCCGGCCAGAACATCACCCCGGGCCTCGCGGCGGACCAGTCGTGGTGCAGCCTCGGCACCAACATGCTCTGGGTCCTCACTCCGCTGGCGAACGGCTCCTACCTCATCTCCTCGGCGTACAGCGGGTTGCAGCTGACCGCCACGACCACCAGCGGCGCCACCGTCACGCAGCAGATCAACAGCGGCTCGCCGCAGCAGCAGTGGACGATCAGCTGA
- a CDS encoding GNAT family N-acetyltransferase, producing the protein MTEIRLHLSVRGLTDADLPSCGWAGSPKHVRELVHQIRRAEAGEIDYLAVCTPAGLPVALGGIDYTVRPGAGTLWQLGVHPALQSCGIGTLLVRSAEQRITARGLTRAELGVEESNPRARALYERLGYRAFGRELDSWDVEAEDGSFQRYETMCTLMRKHLA; encoded by the coding sequence ATGACGGAGATCAGGCTGCACCTTTCGGTGCGCGGCCTCACCGACGCGGACCTGCCGTCCTGCGGCTGGGCCGGTTCCCCCAAGCACGTGCGCGAGCTCGTCCACCAGATCCGCCGCGCCGAGGCGGGCGAGATCGACTACCTGGCGGTGTGCACCCCGGCGGGGCTCCCGGTCGCGCTCGGCGGCATCGACTACACGGTCAGGCCCGGCGCCGGCACGCTCTGGCAACTCGGCGTCCACCCGGCCCTGCAGTCCTGCGGGATCGGCACACTGCTGGTCCGCTCCGCCGAGCAGCGGATCACCGCCCGGGGCCTGACCCGCGCTGAACTCGGCGTCGAGGAGAGCAACCCGCGCGCCCGCGCCCTCTACGAACGCCTCGGCTACCGCGCCTTCGGCCGCGAGCTCGACTCCTGGGACGTGGAGGCCGAGGACGGCTCGTTCCAGCGGTACGAGACGATGTGCACGCTGATGCGCAAGCACCTGGCGTGA
- a CDS encoding DUF6629 family protein: MCWSAEADLVAGTVVGGLGVWCLARVRRARDVPLAALPLVLGVHQLIEAAVWSGAGGGGAAGHGESADRVVSAGWAPVAWAVIALPLLPALVSLGVWCSAGPAGLGTAAQRWRAVVALVGVTVSGCLAVVVASHPITAEAHGHTLRYAIGAAGPAGILQVGYLIATVGALLLGGDRLLRLLGVLVGLGAVLCLALYRLAFVSTWCALSALAALVLLRWVRRPLPGPGGTVRPAGS; this comes from the coding sequence ATGTGCTGGAGCGCCGAGGCCGACCTCGTGGCGGGCACGGTCGTCGGCGGGCTCGGGGTGTGGTGCCTGGCCCGGGTGCGGCGGGCGCGGGACGTGCCGCTGGCGGCGCTCCCGCTGGTGCTGGGCGTGCACCAGCTGATCGAGGCGGCCGTCTGGTCGGGGGCCGGCGGGGGTGGTGCGGCGGGCCATGGTGAATCAGCAGACCGCGTTGTTTCGGCGGGCTGGGCTCCGGTCGCCTGGGCCGTGATCGCGCTGCCGCTGTTGCCGGCGCTGGTGTCGCTGGGCGTGTGGTGCAGCGCGGGCCCGGCGGGCCTCGGCACCGCCGCCCAGCGGTGGCGGGCGGTGGTGGCGCTGGTGGGCGTCACCGTGTCCGGGTGCCTCGCCGTGGTGGTGGCGAGCCACCCGATCACCGCCGAAGCCCACGGCCACACGCTCAGGTACGCGATCGGGGCGGCGGGCCCGGCGGGGATCCTGCAAGTCGGCTACCTGATCGCCACGGTGGGTGCCTTGCTGCTCGGCGGCGACCGGCTGCTCCGGCTGCTGGGCGTCCTGGTCGGCCTGGGCGCCGTCCTCTGCCTCGCGCTGTACCGGCTGGCCTTCGTCTCCACCTGGTGCGCGCTCAGTGCGCTGGCGGCGCTGGTCCTGCTGCGCTGGGTCCGCCGCCCGCTGCCCGGACCGGGTGGTACGGTTCGGCCCGCTGGATCATGA
- a CDS encoding ATP-binding protein, translating to MRGFGDLLRECRRAAGLTQEELAEAAGLSARSVRDLEHGRRGRPQRRTVEQLVSALGLVGAGAAALVAAGRHGRPTEPPVDRSRDGPVLLDRTDQLAEVERAAAQARAGRGAVVLVRAGAGMGKTSLLNAWVSAEQADGMRVVRADGGELEQDFAFSVLRQLIEPLLARADPAGRERLLSGPAQLASYALRVVGTDEEALSPEASLGVLHGLYWLMVHVADDGPLALVVDDAHWADAPSVRWLEYLARRVRGLPLLLVLAARPDSGTQVEPLLEQIAAQPHCRPVELPALAADSVAALVRTRLGGDADPRFAVACAEATRGNPLLLRELLRTLADNGVRPAGDQACVVEEFGGRILAGTVVKRLAGEPEPVRTVVRALVVLGDGASWQVAAELAGLGEAKARELGRRLRRIGVLAPGEVARFEHPLVRAAIAEALFGPVELADAHARAAELLRREGASEAEVAAHLLLAEPNGEAWRVEVLREAARATRGRGAPEVTVTYLRRALREPMSVKERGPLLLELGADEMQVDVDAARHRLARAADALTDPYARAHAAHLLAHALFLGQQHEDAVDVLARAVEDLREAEDGSGLAREVSWYLQAQMLLTGYDQLATLPAARQRARRLREHALAGDTPGECAVLAALSVAALSGDGSAADAGDLVDRALRGGLGGTDQAQVLVSLAGLAFVATDRLDDAAAQFDRIAEVAGCWGSFLMVSAALTWQVSISRHRGRQLALTPDFGHPAMTDEGMELRVRTAMLTQVGESMIERGDLAGAARALAPDADSDRVGWAWQGPLVLVRSRLHAERGNPAAALAVLLEYGAQERWARVTNLALAPWRSQAALAHHALGQREEALRLAAEELELAHGWGTERSIGVASRCLGVVTGGAEGTALLREAAAVLERSPARLELARARCELGIALARTGEADQARHGLARALDLAQECGSVRLADRARHALAELGVRPGPVPPPAPSLSMTEHRVLELAAAGHSDRQIAQALLLTPQDVTVLIARAARNRGAAGRAPAGPP from the coding sequence TTGAGGGGGTTCGGCGATCTGCTGCGGGAGTGCCGCCGGGCGGCCGGGTTGACCCAGGAGGAGCTCGCCGAGGCGGCGGGCCTGTCCGCCCGGTCGGTCAGGGACCTGGAGCACGGCCGACGCGGGCGCCCGCAGCGCCGCACGGTGGAGCAACTGGTCTCGGCGCTGGGGCTGGTGGGAGCCGGTGCCGCCGCCCTGGTGGCCGCCGGACGCCACGGGCGGCCGACGGAGCCGCCGGTCGACCGCAGTCGGGACGGGCCGGTGCTGCTCGACCGGACCGACCAGCTCGCCGAGGTCGAGCGCGCGGCCGCGCAGGCCCGGGCGGGACGGGGCGCGGTGGTGCTGGTGCGGGCGGGCGCGGGGATGGGCAAGACCTCGCTGCTGAACGCCTGGGTGTCCGCCGAACAGGCCGACGGGATGCGGGTGGTGCGGGCCGACGGCGGCGAGCTGGAGCAGGACTTCGCCTTCTCGGTGCTGCGGCAGCTGATCGAACCGCTGCTGGCCCGGGCCGATCCCGCCGGGCGGGAGCGCCTGTTGTCGGGCCCGGCACAGTTGGCCTCGTACGCCCTGCGGGTGGTCGGCACCGACGAGGAAGCGCTGTCGCCGGAGGCGTCCCTGGGTGTCCTGCACGGCCTGTACTGGCTGATGGTGCACGTCGCCGACGACGGGCCGCTCGCGCTGGTGGTCGACGACGCGCACTGGGCTGACGCACCGTCGGTGCGGTGGCTGGAGTACCTGGCCCGGCGGGTGCGCGGACTGCCGCTGCTGCTGGTGCTGGCCGCGCGCCCGGACAGCGGGACGCAGGTCGAGCCGCTGCTGGAGCAGATCGCCGCCCAGCCGCACTGCCGGCCCGTCGAACTGCCGGCCCTCGCCGCCGACAGCGTGGCCGCGCTGGTGCGGACCCGACTGGGCGGGGACGCCGATCCTCGGTTCGCCGTCGCCTGCGCCGAGGCGACCAGGGGCAACCCGCTGCTGCTGCGCGAGCTGCTGCGCACCCTGGCCGACAACGGGGTCAGGCCGGCCGGCGACCAGGCGTGCGTGGTGGAGGAGTTCGGGGGGCGGATCCTGGCGGGCACCGTGGTCAAGCGCCTGGCGGGCGAGCCGGAGCCCGTCCGCACGGTGGTCCGTGCCCTGGTGGTGCTGGGGGACGGCGCCAGCTGGCAGGTCGCGGCCGAGCTGGCGGGGTTGGGCGAGGCCAAGGCCCGGGAGCTCGGCCGCCGGCTGCGGCGGATCGGCGTGCTGGCGCCCGGCGAGGTGGCGCGGTTCGAGCACCCCCTGGTGCGCGCCGCGATCGCCGAAGCCCTGTTCGGACCGGTGGAGTTGGCCGACGCCCATGCCCGGGCGGCTGAACTGCTCCGGCGCGAGGGGGCGTCCGAGGCCGAGGTGGCGGCCCATCTGCTGCTGGCCGAACCCAACGGTGAGGCCTGGCGGGTGGAGGTGCTGCGGGAGGCGGCGCGGGCAACGCGCGGCCGAGGGGCACCCGAAGTCACCGTGACCTACCTGCGCCGCGCCCTGCGCGAGCCGATGTCGGTCAAGGAACGCGGCCCGCTGCTGCTGGAGTTGGGCGCGGACGAGATGCAGGTCGACGTCGACGCGGCCCGGCACCGGCTGGCCCGGGCCGCCGACGCGCTGACCGACCCGTACGCCCGGGCCCACGCGGCCCACCTGCTCGCCCACGCCCTGTTCCTCGGACAGCAGCACGAGGACGCCGTCGACGTGCTCGCCCGCGCGGTGGAGGACCTGCGGGAGGCGGAGGACGGCAGCGGGCTCGCCCGCGAGGTGTCGTGGTACCTGCAGGCCCAGATGCTGCTGACCGGCTACGACCAGCTGGCCACCCTGCCCGCCGCCCGGCAGCGGGCCCGACGGCTGCGCGAGCACGCACTGGCCGGCGACACCCCGGGGGAGTGCGCGGTGCTCGCCGCGCTGTCCGTGGCGGCCCTCAGCGGCGACGGCAGTGCCGCCGACGCCGGCGACCTCGTCGACCGGGCGCTGCGCGGCGGGTTGGGGGGCACGGACCAGGCACAGGTGCTGGTCAGCTTGGCCGGGCTGGCCTTCGTGGCCACCGACCGGCTCGACGACGCGGCGGCGCAGTTCGACCGGATCGCCGAGGTGGCCGGATGCTGGGGCTCCTTCCTCATGGTGTCCGCGGCGCTCACCTGGCAGGTGTCGATCAGCCGCCACCGGGGCCGACAGCTCGCGCTCACCCCGGACTTCGGGCACCCGGCCATGACCGACGAGGGCATGGAGCTGCGGGTCCGGACGGCCATGCTGACCCAGGTGGGCGAGTCGATGATCGAGCGCGGCGACCTGGCCGGGGCGGCGCGGGCACTGGCCCCGGACGCCGACAGCGACCGGGTGGGCTGGGCGTGGCAGGGCCCGCTGGTGCTCGTCCGCAGCCGGCTGCACGCCGAGCGGGGCAATCCGGCCGCCGCGCTCGCGGTCCTGCTGGAGTACGGCGCGCAGGAGCGGTGGGCCCGGGTCACCAACCTCGCCCTGGCGCCCTGGCGGTCACAGGCGGCCCTCGCGCACCATGCGTTGGGGCAGCGCGAGGAGGCACTGCGGCTCGCCGCCGAGGAGTTGGAGCTGGCGCACGGCTGGGGCACCGAGCGGTCCATCGGGGTGGCGTCGCGGTGCCTGGGCGTCGTGACGGGCGGGGCCGAAGGAACCGCCCTGCTGCGCGAAGCCGCCGCCGTGCTGGAGCGGTCCCCGGCTCGCCTCGAACTGGCCCGGGCCCGCTGCGAGTTGGGGATCGCCTTGGCGCGCACCGGCGAGGCCGATCAGGCCCGGCACGGCCTCGCCCGGGCGCTGGACCTCGCGCAGGAATGCGGCAGCGTCCGGCTGGCCGACCGGGCGCGGCACGCGCTTGCCGAGCTGGGCGTGCGCCCCGGCCCGGTGCCGCCGCCCGCGCCCAGCTTGTCGATGACCGAGCACCGCGTGCTGGAGCTGGCCGCTGCCGGCCACAGCGACCGGCAGATCGCCCAGGCCCTGCTGCTCACCCCGCAGGACGTGACCGTGCTGATCGCCCGGGCGGCCCGCAACCGGGGTGCGGCCGGCCGCGCGCCCGCGGGCCCACCGTGA
- a CDS encoding papain-like cysteine protease family protein: MALLVIGTTAGTARADAGQDQINMHTQEKTQWCWVASGLTIAQFQNYGTTQADFCKRAAKRSRWVNCDNQPATLDDMAGAWADLGMTHTGTGLNRAATFDEIKNDVRAGRPVAARIGWAQGGGHMNVVYGYETGRSLIGVADPWPQTNRYTWWKYSEYVKNRQFAWTHSRTGISR, translated from the coding sequence ATGGCCCTACTCGTCATCGGCACCACCGCCGGCACCGCCCGGGCGGATGCCGGCCAGGACCAGATCAACATGCACACACAGGAGAAGACCCAGTGGTGCTGGGTGGCCTCCGGTCTGACCATCGCCCAGTTCCAGAACTACGGCACGACCCAGGCCGACTTCTGCAAGCGCGCCGCCAAGCGCAGCAGGTGGGTGAACTGCGACAACCAACCGGCCACCCTGGACGACATGGCGGGCGCGTGGGCCGACCTCGGCATGACGCACACCGGCACCGGTCTCAACCGTGCGGCCACCTTCGACGAGATCAAGAACGACGTCAGGGCCGGTCGTCCCGTCGCCGCGCGGATCGGCTGGGCGCAGGGCGGCGGCCACATGAACGTGGTCTACGGCTACGAGACCGGTCGGAGCCTGATCGGGGTCGCGGACCCCTGGCCGCAGACCAACAGGTACACGTGGTGGAAGTACAGCGAGTACGTGAAGAACCGTCAGTTCGCGTGGACCCACTCCCGCACCGGAATCTCCAGGTGA
- a CDS encoding eCIS core domain-containing protein translates to MRAQDADDKNRQATAAAPTQAGNATAAPEALVAGVSVQRLLALQATAGNAAVVQLLRRGGESAQPHQHGAGCGHQQAETGAGLPEVQRSAVHDVLRSAGRPLDSASRTDMEARLGADFSDVRVHDDGAARASAAEVGARAYTSGNHVVIGEGGGDKHTLAHELTHVIQQRRGPVAGTDNGSGLSVSDPSDRFEREAEANAGRVMSRPAPAVAPAADGHAGHQHAQAGPAPAVQRTRSSSGNPPLPAWDKVGPFWVAPSYGPTLSKRFGGTSATVTLGPSVNAPGNTYLGSTPQQGECTLVEELNARDGSGWIKGHLLNDNLGGPGVSANLTPMTASTNQSFNRAFEQPVKAMLLKCTNHAQYTSSSPIWYGVRIEVTVDPGRMSTNKADLEYHVPDGVSYTATYVQMDRATQTVSAVAGAMPAGFPAEIH, encoded by the coding sequence GTGCGGGCACAGGACGCGGACGACAAGAACCGGCAGGCGACGGCCGCGGCGCCGACGCAGGCCGGCAACGCCACCGCAGCCCCGGAGGCCCTCGTCGCGGGCGTGTCCGTGCAGCGGCTCCTCGCGCTGCAGGCCACCGCCGGCAATGCCGCTGTCGTGCAACTGCTGCGCCGGGGTGGGGAGTCCGCGCAGCCGCACCAGCACGGTGCCGGGTGCGGGCACCAGCAGGCCGAAACCGGGGCCGGGCTGCCCGAGGTGCAGCGCAGTGCGGTGCACGACGTGCTGCGGTCGGCCGGACGGCCGCTCGACAGCGCCAGCCGCACCGACATGGAGGCGCGGCTCGGCGCGGACTTCTCCGATGTCCGGGTGCACGACGACGGCGCGGCCCGCGCGTCCGCCGCCGAGGTCGGCGCCCGTGCCTACACCAGCGGAAACCACGTCGTGATCGGCGAGGGCGGCGGCGACAAGCACACCCTGGCCCACGAGCTCACCCACGTCATCCAGCAGCGCCGAGGGCCCGTCGCGGGGACGGACAACGGCAGCGGGCTCAGCGTCTCCGACCCGTCCGACCGGTTCGAGCGCGAGGCCGAGGCCAACGCGGGCCGTGTGATGAGCCGGCCCGCCCCGGCGGTGGCGCCGGCGGCCGACGGGCACGCGGGCCACCAGCACGCCCAGGCCGGCCCGGCGCCCGCCGTGCAGCGCACCCGCAGCTCCAGCGGGAACCCGCCGCTGCCGGCCTGGGACAAGGTCGGCCCGTTCTGGGTCGCCCCGAGCTACGGCCCGACGCTGAGCAAGCGGTTCGGCGGCACCAGCGCCACGGTCACCCTGGGGCCGAGCGTCAACGCCCCGGGCAACACCTACCTGGGCTCCACTCCCCAGCAGGGCGAGTGCACCCTGGTCGAGGAGCTCAACGCGCGGGACGGCAGCGGCTGGATCAAGGGCCACCTGTTGAACGACAACCTGGGCGGGCCCGGCGTGTCCGCGAACCTCACCCCGATGACCGCCAGCACCAACCAGAGCTTCAACCGCGCCTTCGAGCAGCCGGTCAAGGCCATGCTGCTCAAGTGCACCAACCACGCCCAGTACACCTCCAGCTCCCCGATCTGGTACGGCGTCCGGATCGAGGTCACGGTCGACCCCGGCAGGATGTCGACCAACAAGGCGGACCTGGAGTACCACGTGCCCGACGGCGTCTCGTACACCGCGACCTACGTCCAGATGGACCGGGCCACCCAGACCGTCAGCGCCGTCGCCGGTGCCATGCCGGCCGGCTTCCCGGCAGAGATCCACTAG
- a CDS encoding class I SAM-dependent methyltransferase: MTADSRAHSFNSAAGQYEASRPSYPPALFDAVEEFMGRSLAGVRVADIGAGTGIATRLLCERSADVIAVEPGAAMTAEFRRVLPDVPVVRGDGNALPLADSSRDLLTYAQSWQWTDTSRSVPEALRVLSPGGALAIWWNTTAFDVPWIRAQHERIAQHSGIPARSAVRPDDEEAVRLAGLSGLRVMRRQIRWQREVSLDTHLANISSRSAFLVLGEAANRAFLAEERRLLTEAFPAEVAVEGYVVDLLVAARP, translated from the coding sequence ATGACTGCCGACTCACGCGCGCATTCGTTCAACTCGGCGGCCGGCCAGTACGAGGCGAGCCGCCCGTCGTACCCGCCCGCGCTCTTCGACGCCGTCGAGGAGTTCATGGGCCGGTCGCTGGCGGGTGTCCGGGTCGCGGACATCGGTGCGGGCACCGGCATCGCGACCAGGCTGCTGTGCGAGCGCAGTGCCGACGTGATCGCCGTCGAGCCCGGTGCGGCGATGACGGCCGAGTTCCGCCGGGTGCTCCCGGACGTGCCGGTCGTCCGGGGCGACGGCAACGCCCTGCCGCTCGCCGACTCCTCGCGCGACCTCCTGACGTACGCGCAGTCGTGGCAGTGGACCGACACCAGCCGTTCGGTGCCCGAGGCGCTGCGCGTGCTGAGCCCGGGTGGCGCGTTGGCGATCTGGTGGAACACCACCGCCTTCGACGTGCCGTGGATCCGCGCCCAGCACGAGCGCATCGCGCAGCACAGCGGCATCCCCGCGCGCTCCGCGGTGCGTCCCGATGACGAGGAGGCCGTCCGGCTCGCGGGGCTGAGCGGGCTGCGGGTGATGCGCCGTCAGATCCGCTGGCAGCGCGAGGTCTCGCTCGACACACACCTCGCCAACATCAGCAGCCGCTCGGCGTTCCTGGTCCTCGGCGAGGCCGCGAACCGGGCCTTCCTCGCCGAGGAGCGCAGGCTCCTGACGGAGGCTTTCCCCGCTGAGGTCGCGGTGGAGGGCTACGTCGTCGACCTGCTGGTGGCTGCTCGTCCGTGA
- a CDS encoding ABC transporter ATP-binding protein produces MTGDSTGDGTGDSAPAAVALRAVTKVFGTARAVDGVDLDIRAGEFFSMLGPSGSGKTTLLRLIAGFDQPSAGRVLLGGRDVTRLAPFDRQVNTVFQDYALFPHLTVRRNIEYGLRVRRVPRPERAARVAEALDTVRLADLADRRPAELSGGQRQRVAVARALVNRPPVLLLDEPLGALDLTLRLAMQLELRRIQRTSGITFVLVTHDQDEALTMSDRIAVLNAGRIEQVGGPAEVYEHPATPFVAGFVGTANLLRGEQAAHVFGAPGSWAVRPERIRLLRPDEASGPQELRATGRIADVVYAGPHSRFAVDLDTGGRLVALRQNLDDTGPAHPVGSSVTLAWRRDHSIALRD; encoded by the coding sequence ATGACAGGCGACAGCACCGGCGACGGCACCGGCGACAGCGCTCCCGCGGCAGTGGCCCTGCGCGCCGTGACCAAGGTGTTCGGCACGGCACGGGCCGTCGACGGAGTCGACCTGGACATCCGCGCGGGCGAGTTCTTCTCGATGCTCGGCCCCTCCGGCTCCGGCAAGACCACGCTGCTTCGCCTGATCGCCGGCTTCGACCAGCCCTCCGCCGGCCGGGTACTGCTGGGCGGACGGGACGTCACCCGCCTGGCGCCCTTCGACCGCCAGGTCAACACCGTCTTCCAAGACTACGCGCTCTTCCCGCACCTGACGGTGCGTCGCAACATCGAGTACGGGCTCCGGGTGCGGCGGGTGCCACGCCCCGAGCGCGCGGCGCGGGTCGCCGAGGCGCTCGACACGGTCCGGCTGGCCGACCTCGCCGACCGCCGCCCCGCCGAGCTCTCCGGCGGCCAGCGCCAACGCGTCGCGGTGGCCCGGGCCCTGGTCAACCGTCCGCCGGTGCTGCTGCTCGACGAGCCGCTGGGCGCCCTCGACCTCACGCTGCGCCTCGCGATGCAGCTCGAACTCCGGCGGATCCAGCGCACGTCCGGGATCACCTTCGTCCTCGTCACCCACGACCAGGACGAGGCGCTGACCATGAGCGACCGGATCGCCGTCCTCAACGCCGGCCGGATCGAGCAGGTCGGCGGCCCCGCCGAGGTGTACGAGCACCCGGCCACGCCGTTCGTCGCCGGGTTCGTCGGCACCGCGAACCTGCTGCGCGGCGAGCAGGCCGCCCACGTCTTCGGCGCGCCCGGCAGCTGGGCGGTGCGGCCCGAGCGGATCCGGCTGCTGCGGCCGGACGAGGCGAGCGGGCCGCAGGAGCTGCGGGCCACCGGCCGGATCGCCGACGTCGTCTACGCCGGCCCGCACTCCCGCTTCGCGGTCGACCTGGACACCGGCGGCCGACTGGTCGCGCTGCGGCAGAACCTGGACGACACCGGCCCGGCCCACCCGGTCGGCTCCTCCGTCACCCTGGCCTGGCGCCGCGACCACAGCATCGCCCTGCGCGACTGA